A genomic segment from Lasioglossum baleicum chromosome 5, iyLasBale1, whole genome shotgun sequence encodes:
- the LOC143208695 gene encoding protein misato isoform X1 produces the protein MSREILTIQFGHYSNFIGTHWWNLQENNFSYDPENPSEINNDVFYREGENLQKQVTYTPRVLVVDLKGSFGHLKEEGTLYHIAQDEETQFLWDNDKVEVTKEENAAKSSFVESLDNPTSTVESTTVVTENDINTWVDYLLPRFHPKTLTAIKQYRHNCAEQPFDIYTYGQNLWNTEQFSEDFTERIRTYVEECDQMQGFQVILDSVDSFGGLGASCTEHLRDEYGKSILSFPCMDSKKTEPSKSNLVKALNIALCWQHIGEHSSLYSPLCCAQTVWPCTTEPRAFNHLSYNSELDYHSSALLATALDVASIRYRRKEYPNVVLSDLCADLNKMGRKAAATSLTLPFPMTAKMDLIDVLDDWTGPLWTSLTPNCEIHADKTMQSITLRGIPEDRLKQPMAKAMKQVSKPAYRCSTVHEMMTLYLACTSHASATYLSTVSSPLRIKDPYPRIFNNNVTETGDIMGWPVGHDVKSVPVMAGLHSGSSIQTMYESLHSQLSRIRSIRQFHAFTDSGLEEDEFRECLNHLLDCKENYEDNYI, from the exons atgtcacggGAAATATTAACTATTCAATTTGGCCATTATTCCAATTTTATCGGAACTCATTGGTGGAACTTGCAG gaaaataatttttcttacgACCCTGAGAATCCGTCGGAAATAAACAACGATGTTTTCTACAGAGAAGGAGAGAATTTACAG AAACAAGTGACTTATACACCCAGGGTGCTAGTTGTAGATCTTAAAGGATCATTTGGACACCTGAAAGAGGAGGGTACCTTGTATCACATTGCGCAGGATGAAGAAACACAATTCTTATGGGACAACGACAAGGTGGAAGTTACTAAAGAAGAGAATGCTGCTAAATCGTCGTTCGTTGAGAGCCTAGATAATCCTACAAGCACTGTAGAATCGACAACTGTTGTCACAGAAAATGACATTAATACATGGGTAGACTATCTATTGCCTAGATTTCATCCTAAAACTTTGACCGCAATCAAACAGTATAGGCACAATTGTGCTGAGCAACCAttcgatatttatacatatggaCAAAATTTATGGAATACCGAGCAATTTTCGGAAGATTTTACCGAAAGAATAAGGACATATGTGGAGGAGTGTGACCAGATGCAAGGTTTCCAG GTCATCTTAGATTCTGTGGATAGCTTCGGTGGACTTGGAGCATCGTGTACGGAACATTTACGGGACGAATATGGGAAGAGCATACTATCGTTTCCATGTATGGACAGCAAGAAGACTGAACCTTCTAAATCCAATTTGGTTAAGGCTCTGAATATTGCGCTATGCTGGCAACACATTGGAGAGCATTCTTCGTTATACAGTCCACTTTGTTGCGCGCAAACTGTATGGCCTTGCACAACGGAACCACGAGCGTTCAATCATCTGTCTTATAATTCGGAATTGGATTATCATAGCAGCGCGCTGCTGGCGACCGCGTTGGACGTCGCGAGCATAAGATACAGACGCAAAGAGTATCCGAACGTCGTGTTATCAGACTTGTGCGCGGATCTAAATAAAATGGGTCGGAAAGCAGCGGCGACAAGTCTGACATTGCCATTCCCAATGACTGCGAAAATGGACTTGATCGATGTATTGGATGACTGGACGGGACCGTTGTGGACAAGCCTGACACCAAATTGCGAGATACACGCGGATAAAACAATGCAAAGCATAACGTTACGGGGTATTCCCGAAGACAGATTGAAACAGCCCATGGCGAAGGCGATGAAACAAGTGTCGAAACCAGCGTATAGATGTTCGACCGTACACGAGATGATGACGCTGTATTTAGCTTGCACCTCGCACGCATCGGCCACTTATCTTTCTACCGTTTCATCTCCGTTAAGGATCAAAGATCCGTATCCAAGAATCTTCAACAACAACGTTACCGAAACAGGCGATATTATGGGATGGCCAGTGGGTCATG ATGTTAAGTCCGTTCCCGTAATGGCCGGCTTGCACAGCGGCAGCAGCATTCAAACAATGTACGAATCCTTGCACAGTCAATTGAGCAGGATAAGAAGCATACGACAATTCCACGCGTTCACGGACTCCGGTCTGGAAGAGGATGAATTCCGAGAGTGCCTGAACCATCTGCtcgactgtaaagaaaattacgaaGACAACTACATCTAG
- the LOC143208695 gene encoding calcium and integrin-binding family member 2 isoform X2 — protein MGNKVATFTEEQLEDYQDCTFFTRKEILRIFKRFREMGDSGTIPRTMTPQQASGLRIPLSCLTRIPELKENPFRQRISEVFTGRRITGQSSTADIGGICFEEFLEMMSVFSEQAPRDLKVFYAFKIYDFDDDGVLGPSDLEQTCRQLVQGGLNADEVATVCRKVLEESDIDGDGVLSYLEFEHVVTRASDFMATFHIRI, from the exons ATGGGAAATAAAGTAGCCACGTTTACGGAGGAGCAGCTGGAGGATTATCAAGACTGCACCTTTTtcacgcgaaaagaaattttgag AATATTTAAACGGTTTCGCGAGATGGGAGACTCCGGGACGATACCGCGGACCATGACGCCTCAGCAAGCATCGGGTCTTCGCATACCGCTTTCCTGTTTGACTCGTATACCGGAACTAAAA GAAAATCCGTTTCGACAACGTATATCGGAGGTGTTTACGGGACGCCGGATTACGGGACAATCGTCAACCGCCGATATCGGAGGAATCTGTTTCGAGGAGTTTCTTGAGATGATGTCGGTTTTTTCGGAGCAGGCTCCGCGGGATTTGAAGGTTTTTTACGCCTTCAAGATTTACG ATTTCGACGATGACGGGGTGTTGGGTCCGAGCGATTTGGAACAAACCTGTCGACAGTTGGTGCAAGGTGGTTTGAACGCGGACGAGGTGGCCACCGTGTGCCGGAAAGTACTCGAGGAAAGCGACATCGACGGCGATGGTGTTCTGTCCTATTTAGAATTCGAGCATGTCGTTACAAGAGCTTCGGATTTCATGGCGACTTTCCACATAAGAATTTAA